Proteins encoded together in one Verrucomicrobiia bacterium window:
- the mgtE gene encoding magnesium transporter has product MIGRLIGPELEEMIEARAFHDLRDVLIEFPVADIAEILGDLDADRQAILFRILPSDLAAEVFDHLDVENQRRLLRALGTEQVAQILNDLPPDDRTNILEELPAQMTQQLLTLLSPDEQRIARTLLGFPEDSIGRRMTPEYVSIQRHWSIAEVLAHLRRVGRDRETLNQLFVIDAQGHLEGEVRLRDLVVHELNQPVADLIEPPQCVLRATDDQESAVAAFKKYDRTTLPVVDSRNLLAGVVTVDDVLDLAEEEATEDIHKSVGIQPLVGSLLHARFSDLYSRRIGWLVLLVFVNLLSGAGIALHEGLIESVVALVFFLPLLIGSGGNAGAQAATLVVRGLALGEVRTRDYPRLALREMMVSLLLGLSMAWAVFLLGWWRSGPAVAWAVSLAMVSIVFIASLVGMTLPFILNRLRLDPATASAPLVTSLADIFGVLIYFAIAKAILGLSHPPPVVG; this is encoded by the coding sequence ATGATCGGGCGACTCATCGGGCCGGAGCTGGAAGAGATGATCGAGGCGCGGGCGTTCCATGACCTTCGCGACGTGCTCATCGAGTTCCCGGTCGCCGACATCGCCGAGATCCTCGGCGACCTCGATGCCGACCGGCAGGCCATCCTCTTCCGCATCCTCCCCAGCGATCTCGCCGCCGAGGTCTTCGATCACCTCGACGTCGAAAACCAGCGCCGCCTCCTCCGCGCCCTCGGCACCGAGCAGGTCGCCCAGATCCTCAACGATCTCCCCCCGGACGACCGCACCAACATCCTCGAGGAACTGCCGGCCCAGATGACCCAGCAGCTTCTCACGCTGCTTTCCCCCGACGAACAGCGCATCGCCCGGACCCTCCTGGGCTTCCCCGAGGACTCCATCGGCCGGCGCATGACGCCGGAATACGTCTCGATCCAGCGCCATTGGTCCATCGCCGAAGTCCTGGCCCACCTGCGCCGCGTCGGACGCGACCGCGAAACCCTCAACCAGCTCTTCGTCATCGACGCCCAGGGGCACCTCGAAGGCGAAGTCCGCCTCCGCGACCTGGTCGTCCACGAACTGAACCAGCCGGTCGCCGACCTGATCGAACCGCCCCAATGCGTTCTCCGTGCCACCGACGACCAGGAATCCGCGGTCGCCGCCTTCAAGAAGTACGACCGCACCACCCTCCCCGTCGTCGATTCCCGCAACCTCCTCGCCGGCGTCGTCACCGTGGACGACGTGCTCGATCTCGCCGAGGAGGAGGCGACCGAGGACATCCACAAGAGCGTCGGCATCCAACCCCTGGTGGGCAGCCTCCTGCACGCCCGCTTCAGCGATCTCTACTCCCGCCGCATCGGCTGGCTGGTCCTGCTGGTCTTCGTCAATCTCCTCTCCGGCGCCGGCATCGCCCTCCACGAAGGCCTCATCGAATCGGTCGTGGCCCTCGTGTTCTTCCTCCCACTCCTCATCGGCAGCGGCGGAAACGCCGGCGCACAGGCCGCCACCCTCGTTGTCCGCGGCCTTGCCCTCGGCGAAGTCCGCACCCGCGACTACCCCCGCCTCGCCCTTCGCGAAATGATGGTCTCCCTCCTCCTCGGCCTCTCCATGGCCTGGGCGGTCTTTCTCCTCGGCTGGTGGCGCTCCGGCCCCGCCGTCGCCTGGGCCGTCTCCCTCGCCATGGTCTCGATCGTCTTCATCGCCAGCCTGGTCGGCATGACCCTCCCCTTCATCCTCAACCGGCTCCGCCTCGATCCGGCCACCGCCAGCGCCCCGCTCGTCACCTCCCTCGCCGACATCTTCGGCGTCCTCATCTACTTCGCCATCGCCAAGGCCATCCTCGGCCTCTCCCATCCCCCTCCCGTCGTCGGCTAA
- a CDS encoding DUF4411 family protein, producing MKYLLDSDVFIQAKNLHYGLDFCPAFWDWLVASNTSGLVFSIEKAGDEIEAGADELAGWAAARADGFFLKPYSPILPALSTVSRWAAGQNYEPAAVSTFLQQADFYLVAHALAHGFVVVTHEVAAASTKRIKIPNACIGVGVKCMSPFEMLRRERARFVLGSCS from the coding sequence ATGAAATACCTTCTCGACTCGGACGTTTTCATTCAGGCCAAGAACCTGCACTACGGCTTGGATTTCTGCCCGGCCTTCTGGGATTGGCTGGTTGCCTCGAACACTTCCGGGCTGGTCTTCAGCATTGAGAAAGCAGGCGATGAAATTGAAGCTGGTGCTGATGAACTGGCGGGCTGGGCCGCCGCCCGTGCGGATGGATTCTTTCTCAAACCCTACTCACCCATCCTGCCGGCCCTGAGCACCGTGAGCAGATGGGCTGCCGGCCAGAACTACGAACCGGCAGCGGTAAGCACCTTCCTGCAACAGGCAGATTTCTACCTCGTGGCGCACGCGCTCGCTCACGGCTTTGTGGTCGTGACCCACGAAGTCGCCGCGGCTTCAACGAAGCGAATCAAGATTCCCAACGCCTGCATTGGCGTTGGCGTGAAGTGCATGAGCCCGTTTGAAATGTTGCGCCGCGAGCGGGCGCGGTTCGTCCTTGGATCTTGTTCATGA